In Erythrobacter litoralis HTCC2594, a single genomic region encodes these proteins:
- a CDS encoding TetR/AcrR family transcriptional regulator, with translation MNAATRQRIVMTALELFYEKGFNSTSIADILSRSQVHSGSLYHFFPGKQDLLVAVLEFYRDGIRENLLDVAWVEVDDPIDRVFALLNGYRVGLLMSDYRLGCPIGNLALEIAEPDPRIRDLLQVNFTNWIGAVEQCLDEAGDRLPHDTDRRALAEFILTTMEGAIMQARTARDIAVFDRNIGVLRAHIDTLTEKAKQPT, from the coding sequence ATGAATGCCGCGACCCGCCAGCGCATCGTCATGACCGCGCTCGAACTGTTCTATGAAAAGGGGTTCAACTCGACCTCGATCGCGGACATCCTCAGCCGCAGCCAGGTCCATTCGGGCAGCCTTTATCATTTCTTCCCCGGCAAGCAGGACCTGCTCGTCGCCGTGCTCGAATTCTATCGCGACGGCATTCGGGAAAACCTGCTCGATGTCGCATGGGTCGAGGTGGACGATCCGATCGACAGGGTCTTTGCGCTGCTCAATGGCTATCGCGTCGGCTTGCTGATGAGCGACTATCGCCTCGGCTGCCCGATCGGCAATCTGGCGCTGGAAATTGCCGAGCCCGATCCGCGCATCCGCGACCTGTTGCAGGTCAATTTCACCAACTGGATCGGCGCGGTCGAGCAGTGCCTCGACGAGGCCGGCGACCGCCTGCCGCACGACACCGACCGGCGCGCTTTGGCCGAATTCATCCTCACCACCATGGAGGGCGCGATCATGCAGGCACGCACGGCGCGGGACATCGCCGTGTTCGACCGCAACATCGGCGTCCTGCGCGCTCATATCGACACGCTGACGGAAAAGGCGAAACAACCGACATGA
- a CDS encoding efflux RND transporter periplasmic adaptor subunit, with the protein MALLPEKFSFSRLGLPIIAVIGLIIAVFFIMGGLPDRELEEPDREPPRATGALANSPRVAGAGVVEPSSETIQIGTALSGLVTDLRVQPGDYVEKGQPLFTVDTRAIRAQLQQANAQISEARAAIAEAQTAQSTAAQQLALYRNVDDPAAVSRSEVIRAEGEANAARTRLQLARARLQSAQATADSARTEIGRATVRAPIAGEILAVNIRPGEFLSTMGGGGSQPFIEMGQTRPLYIRVDVDEEQAPRVAMGEPAIVSPRGAADQQVKASFVRAEPLVVPKRSLTNSAQERVDVRVLQIIYELPDSDLFRVGQQIDAFIPARNGTAPKPAQAEAAE; encoded by the coding sequence ATGGCTCTACTCCCCGAAAAATTCAGCTTTTCCCGTTTGGGCCTGCCGATCATCGCCGTGATCGGCCTGATAATCGCGGTGTTCTTCATCATGGGCGGCCTGCCCGATCGCGAGCTGGAAGAGCCCGACCGCGAACCGCCGCGCGCTACCGGGGCCTTGGCCAATTCGCCACGCGTTGCCGGGGCGGGTGTGGTGGAACCGTCGAGCGAGACGATCCAGATCGGCACGGCACTGTCCGGCCTCGTCACCGACCTGCGTGTCCAGCCCGGCGATTATGTCGAGAAAGGCCAACCGCTCTTTACGGTCGATACCCGCGCCATTCGCGCTCAGTTGCAGCAAGCCAACGCGCAGATTTCCGAAGCGCGCGCCGCCATCGCGGAGGCGCAGACCGCGCAATCGACGGCCGCGCAGCAACTGGCCCTTTACCGCAATGTCGACGATCCCGCCGCAGTCAGCCGCTCCGAAGTCATCCGCGCCGAAGGCGAAGCCAATGCGGCACGCACTCGGCTGCAACTGGCCCGCGCGCGCCTGCAATCCGCACAGGCCACCGCTGACAGCGCGCGCACCGAGATCGGGCGCGCAACCGTCCGTGCGCCGATTGCCGGCGAGATTTTGGCAGTCAACATCCGCCCCGGCGAGTTTCTCTCGACCATGGGCGGCGGCGGATCGCAGCCTTTCATCGAGATGGGGCAGACCCGCCCGCTCTACATTCGCGTCGATGTCGACGAGGAACAGGCCCCGCGCGTCGCCATGGGCGAACCTGCCATCGTCAGCCCGCGCGGTGCGGCGGACCAGCAGGTCAAGGCCAGCTTCGTGCGCGCCGAGCCGCTGGTCGTGCCCAAGCGCTCGCTCACCAACAGCGCGCAGGAACGCGTCGATGTGCGCGTGCTCCAGATCATCTACGAATTGCCGGACAGCGACCTTTTCCGCGTCGGCCAGCAGATCGATGCCTTCATCCCCGCACGCAACGGCACTGCGCCCAAGCCCGCGCAGGCGGAGGCGGCGGAGTGA
- a CDS encoding TetR/AcrR family transcriptional regulator, with protein sequence MSTQSKARGSQGRIGRPADEAKRAAIVRAAADSFFDAGYAATSIEQVAAAAGVSKVTVYNHFGDKRGLFTAAVERECEKMRGHFSLDDTSRGSLRQRLLAIGEAMSAFLSRPEMVQFERRIAAETEHEPAVGEAFLEAGPHRMKAAFTMLIQAMQAAGEVEVEDAELAAEQFAAMCKGMGDLDRRFGLPKDEERDRQRVVGAVDVFCAAYAAKGCDD encoded by the coding sequence TTGTCAACACAGTCCAAAGCACGTGGTTCGCAAGGCCGGATCGGTCGCCCGGCCGATGAGGCCAAGCGGGCTGCCATCGTCAGGGCCGCGGCGGACAGTTTCTTCGATGCGGGCTATGCCGCAACCTCGATCGAGCAGGTCGCCGCCGCTGCGGGCGTGTCCAAGGTCACCGTCTACAATCACTTCGGCGACAAGCGCGGCCTGTTCACCGCCGCGGTCGAGCGCGAGTGCGAAAAGATGCGTGGCCACTTCAGCCTCGACGATACCTCGCGTGGCTCGCTCCGCCAGCGATTGCTGGCCATCGGCGAGGCGATGAGCGCATTTCTTTCGCGGCCCGAAATGGTCCAGTTCGAACGCCGCATCGCGGCCGAGACCGAGCACGAGCCGGCTGTCGGCGAGGCCTTTCTCGAGGCCGGCCCGCATCGCATGAAGGCTGCTTTCACGATGCTGATCCAGGCCATGCAGGCAGCCGGAGAAGTCGAGGTCGAAGACGCGGAACTGGCCGCCGAACAATTCGCCGCCATGTGCAAGGGCATGGGCGATCTCGATCGGCGTTTCGGGCTGCCCAAGGACGAAGAACGCGACCGGCAGAGAGTGGTCGGCGCGGTCGATGTGTTTTGCGCGGCCTATGCCGCAAAAGGCTGCGACGACTAG
- a CDS encoding efflux transporter outer membrane subunit has translation MTVRLALPMLAVAALSACVAGPPPEIDTTPPPLPLEFAFAPDAATGSAVASLLPTGDPAFQDLATLALQDAPTLAQAAARIEQARARAAGAGANRLPNIGANASVTGTRTNPAQFGTNLPPGISIDTEQVFYGANLTASWDLDLFGRLRAQERAALARLGAATVEATAVRNALLAEIAGSVIDWRTLAARQDALEQDLKAAASLARLAGTRERAGLSPGFDRVRAESVAEATRSRIAALATDRARIAGRLVALTGQPAQKVLDLLRQTAPDPAQPPAPMTLPSQLLANRPDVVAAAANLEAADADLAASAARRFPQFTLSAALGLLAFDLGDLFDEDSIVGNVSGGLVAPLLDFGRIQAEIDASAAGKQLAFANYRNAVFTALGDAEAGYGLVAAADRQLAAASREFASAERAADLADTRYQAGLSDFLTVLEARRAADASGERVAIARGQAERARVVLWQALGGDQPTSRSTSQ, from the coding sequence GTGACCGTGCGCCTCGCTCTCCCCATGCTGGCCGTTGCTGCGCTGAGCGCCTGCGTCGCCGGCCCTCCGCCGGAAATCGACACGACCCCTCCGCCGCTGCCGCTGGAATTCGCCTTCGCGCCCGATGCGGCGACCGGCAGCGCGGTGGCATCGCTGCTGCCGACAGGCGATCCGGCCTTCCAGGACCTTGCCACGCTCGCGCTTCAGGATGCACCGACGCTGGCGCAGGCCGCCGCGCGGATCGAGCAGGCGCGCGCCCGCGCCGCGGGTGCTGGAGCCAACCGCTTGCCTAATATCGGCGCGAATGCGTCGGTCACCGGCACCCGGACCAATCCCGCGCAGTTCGGCACCAACCTGCCGCCGGGCATTTCCATCGACACCGAGCAAGTCTTCTACGGAGCCAACCTGACGGCGAGCTGGGATCTCGACCTGTTCGGTCGCCTGCGCGCGCAGGAACGTGCGGCGCTTGCGCGGCTGGGCGCTGCGACAGTGGAAGCGACAGCGGTGCGGAACGCGCTGCTAGCCGAGATCGCCGGCTCGGTGATCGACTGGCGCACCCTAGCCGCGCGGCAGGACGCGCTGGAACAGGACCTCAAAGCCGCCGCCAGTCTTGCCCGCCTGGCAGGCACGCGCGAGCGCGCCGGTCTCTCGCCCGGCTTCGACCGCGTGCGCGCAGAAAGCGTTGCCGAGGCCACCCGCAGCCGCATCGCCGCGCTTGCGACCGACCGTGCGCGCATTGCCGGTCGGCTCGTCGCACTGACGGGCCAGCCGGCGCAGAAGGTTCTCGACCTTTTGCGACAAACTGCACCCGATCCGGCCCAGCCACCTGCGCCAATGACCTTGCCGAGCCAATTGCTGGCCAATCGCCCCGATGTCGTTGCCGCCGCCGCCAATCTCGAAGCGGCCGATGCCGATCTGGCCGCCAGCGCAGCGCGCCGCTTCCCGCAGTTCACTCTGTCTGCGGCGCTCGGCCTGCTGGCTTTCGATCTGGGCGACCTGTTTGACGAGGACTCGATTGTCGGAAATGTCTCCGGCGGATTGGTCGCGCCGCTGCTCGATTTCGGGCGCATTCAGGCCGAGATCGATGCTTCGGCGGCAGGCAAGCAACTGGCCTTCGCCAACTATCGCAATGCCGTCTTCACCGCTCTCGGCGATGCCGAAGCGGGTTATGGCCTCGTCGCCGCCGCCGACCGGCAACTAGCTGCCGCATCGCGCGAATTCGCCAGCGCGGAACGCGCCGCCGATCTCGCCGACACCCGCTATCAGGCCGGGCTGTCCGACTTCCTCACAGTGCTCGAAGCGCGCCGCGCTGCCGATGCCAGCGGCGAGAGGGTGGCGATTGCCCGCGGTCAGGCTGAAAGGGCGCGGGTGGTGTTGTGGCAAGCGCTTGGCGGCGATCAGCCGACCAGCCGGTCGACCAGCCAGTAG
- a CDS encoding ABC transporter permease produces MLWIAIRMLTGDKQKFYGLVFGIAFSTLLITQQLTIFVNLIERGASGVYNVPTADVWVMDEVSRTTEVNFPMPSTALDKVRAVPGVEWAVVHLRAGASVRTREGDLEGVAVIGVDDATLIGLPKNILEGSADVLSQPDSVIIDDVGVTNMFEDGRSPIGERLELNDQRAVIRGVADSIPSFTSQVTLYTKYSQALRYVPGTRNRLSFVLVGAADGVTQAELAARIEEQTGLRARTRDQFAQDGVDFIIENTGIPLNFGITVALGFIVGVAIVGLTFSLFIRDNIKQFGALKAIGVTNAKIRKMVATQAGLVGLIGYGLGVLGTIGFIYAFSGVPTFKGFYIPWQIPLVSLAAVFIILALTGWLALRNVLKTEPAAVFR; encoded by the coding sequence ATGCTCTGGATCGCGATCCGCATGCTTACCGGCGACAAGCAGAAGTTCTACGGGCTCGTGTTCGGGATCGCGTTCTCTACCCTGCTCATCACCCAGCAGCTGACCATCTTCGTCAACCTGATCGAGCGCGGCGCAAGCGGGGTTTACAATGTCCCGACCGCCGACGTGTGGGTGATGGACGAGGTCAGCCGCACCACCGAGGTTAACTTTCCCATGCCCTCGACCGCGCTCGACAAGGTACGTGCCGTACCCGGTGTCGAATGGGCGGTGGTCCATCTGCGCGCCGGCGCATCGGTGCGGACACGCGAGGGCGATCTGGAAGGTGTCGCCGTGATCGGGGTCGACGACGCCACGCTGATCGGCCTGCCCAAGAATATTCTGGAAGGTAGCGCCGACGTCCTGTCCCAGCCCGACAGCGTCATTATCGACGATGTCGGCGTAACCAACATGTTCGAGGATGGCCGCAGCCCGATCGGCGAGCGGCTGGAGCTCAATGACCAGCGTGCCGTCATCCGCGGCGTAGCCGACTCGATCCCCAGCTTCACCAGCCAAGTCACGCTCTATACCAAATACAGCCAGGCGCTGCGTTACGTACCGGGTACGCGCAACCGGCTGAGCTTCGTGCTGGTCGGTGCTGCCGACGGCGTGACGCAGGCCGAACTCGCCGCCCGCATCGAGGAACAGACAGGCCTCCGCGCCCGGACCCGCGACCAATTCGCACAGGACGGTGTCGACTTCATCATCGAGAACACCGGCATTCCGCTCAATTTCGGAATCACCGTCGCGCTGGGCTTCATCGTGGGTGTCGCGATCGTCGGCCTGACCTTCAGCCTCTTCATCCGCGACAACATCAAGCAGTTCGGCGCGTTGAAAGCGATCGGCGTGACCAATGCCAAGATCAGGAAGATGGTCGCTACGCAGGCGGGCTTGGTCGGACTGATCGGCTATGGGCTTGGCGTACTCGGCACCATCGGCTTTATCTATGCCTTCTCCGGCGTGCCCACTTTCAAGGGGTTCTACATTCCCTGGCAGATCCCGCTGGTCAGTCTCGCCGCGGTCTTCATCATCCTCGCGCTGACCGGCTGGCTGGCGCTGCGCAATGTCCTCAAGACCGAACCTGCGGCGGTGTTCCGGTGA
- a CDS encoding SRPBCC family protein: protein MTLKTLRQAVALAALVAAAPAAANEAAITSSVVAENDGTRTLIHDAVVEAPVADVWASLSTAKGWKAWGPKEAWFDFRIGGSIETSYSEGAQPGDAQNIRHRILAFVPERMIALGIEKVPDGAFEPGVLDGMWSVYELEPIDEDTTGLRIIGLGYKADEASSRMLEFFKSGNAYSIRMLERNLQAVAK from the coding sequence ATGACGCTCAAGACGCTAAGACAGGCCGTGGCGCTGGCCGCACTGGTGGCAGCGGCGCCCGCTGCGGCCAACGAAGCTGCGATCACCTCATCCGTGGTCGCCGAGAACGACGGCACCCGCACGCTGATCCACGACGCAGTGGTCGAGGCACCGGTCGCCGACGTCTGGGCGAGCCTGTCGACCGCCAAGGGCTGGAAGGCATGGGGCCCGAAAGAGGCCTGGTTCGATTTCCGTATCGGCGGCTCCATCGAAACGTCCTATTCCGAGGGCGCGCAGCCGGGCGATGCGCAGAACATCCGCCACCGCATCCTTGCCTTCGTGCCCGAGCGCATGATCGCGCTGGGCATCGAGAAAGTGCCCGACGGCGCGTTCGAACCGGGCGTGCTCGACGGAATGTGGAGCGTCTACGAGCTCGAGCCGATCGACGAAGACACGACCGGCCTGCGCATCATCGGGCTGGGCTACAAGGCAGACGAGGCCTCCAGCCGGATGCTCGAATTCTTCAAAAGCGGAAATGCCTATTCGATCCGAATGCTGGAGCGAAACCTGCAGGCTGTTGCGAAGTAG
- the ftsH gene encoding ATP-dependent zinc metalloprotease FtsH, which produces MSDQNAPQDPNQGGPNPWVKSLMMWGGIFLALLLVVSMFGGNSTPAGTQISYSDFRERVAEGAVESVQIAPDQITGTLKNEERFSTVPVENDTSLPALLDENGVEYSGEAPEQMNILWVILIQSLPFILILGIAFFALRQVQKGGGAGGAMGFGKSKAKMLTEKQGKVTFEDVAGIDEAREELEEIVEFLKDPQRFSKLGGQIPKGALLVGSPGTGKTLLARAIAGEAGVPFFTISGSDFVEMFVGVGASRVRDMFEQAKKNAPCIVFIDEIDAVGRSRGHGLGNSNDEREQTLNQLLVEMDGFEANEGIIIIAATNRPDVLDPALLRPGRFDRQVVVPVPDIDGREKILGVHMKKVPLAPDVNPRTIARGTPGFSGADLANLVNEAALLAARRNKRLVAMQEFEDAKDKVMMGSERRSMVMTDDEKKMTAYHEAGHALVGINEPASDPIHKATIIPRGRALGMVMRLPERDNYSYHRDKMHADLAVAMGGRVAEELIFGHDKVSSGASSDIQYATSLARNMVTKWGMSDKLGPLQYEDQQEGYLGMSASQRTMGSDETNKLIDAEIKGLVEGAHQRATKILKEKEDQLHLLAQAMLEYETLTGDEIDQLLKDGKLDRPDEPKGPSAVKPVAGATVPRAGKKFGGGPAPQGA; this is translated from the coding sequence ATGAGTGACCAGAACGCGCCGCAGGATCCCAATCAGGGTGGGCCCAACCCTTGGGTGAAGAGCCTGATGATGTGGGGAGGGATCTTTCTTGCCCTGCTGCTGGTGGTCTCCATGTTCGGCGGCAACAGTACGCCGGCGGGCACGCAGATCAGCTATTCGGATTTCCGTGAGCGCGTCGCCGAAGGTGCGGTGGAGTCGGTGCAGATCGCGCCGGACCAGATCACCGGCACGCTCAAGAATGAGGAGCGCTTCTCGACGGTTCCGGTGGAGAACGATACCTCGCTTCCCGCGCTGCTCGATGAGAACGGCGTCGAATATTCGGGCGAAGCGCCCGAGCAGATGAACATTCTCTGGGTCATCCTGATCCAGTCGCTGCCGTTCATCCTGATCCTCGGTATCGCCTTTTTCGCGCTGCGCCAAGTTCAGAAGGGTGGCGGCGCGGGCGGCGCGATGGGCTTCGGCAAGTCCAAGGCCAAGATGCTGACCGAGAAGCAGGGCAAGGTGACCTTCGAAGACGTCGCCGGCATCGACGAGGCGCGCGAAGAGCTCGAAGAAATCGTCGAGTTCCTGAAGGACCCGCAGCGCTTCTCCAAGCTCGGCGGCCAGATCCCCAAGGGCGCTCTGCTGGTCGGCTCGCCCGGTACCGGCAAGACGCTGCTCGCACGCGCCATCGCGGGCGAAGCGGGTGTGCCCTTCTTCACCATTTCCGGCTCGGACTTCGTCGAAATGTTCGTCGGCGTCGGGGCTAGCCGCGTGCGCGATATGTTCGAACAGGCCAAGAAGAACGCCCCGTGCATCGTCTTCATCGACGAGATCGACGCGGTCGGCCGCTCGCGCGGACATGGCTTGGGTAACTCCAACGACGAGCGCGAGCAGACGCTCAACCAGCTGCTGGTCGAAATGGACGGCTTCGAGGCCAACGAAGGCATCATCATCATCGCCGCTACCAACCGGCCCGACGTGCTCGACCCGGCGCTGCTGCGCCCGGGCCGCTTCGACCGGCAGGTCGTCGTGCCCGTGCCCGATATCGACGGGCGCGAGAAAATCCTCGGCGTTCATATGAAAAAGGTGCCGCTGGCGCCCGACGTAAACCCGCGCACGATTGCGCGCGGTACGCCGGGTTTCTCGGGCGCTGACTTGGCCAACCTAGTCAACGAAGCCGCCCTGCTGGCTGCGCGCCGCAACAAGCGCCTTGTCGCAATGCAGGAATTCGAAGACGCCAAGGACAAGGTCATGATGGGCAGCGAGCGCCGCTCCATGGTCATGACCGACGACGAGAAGAAGATGACCGCCTATCACGAGGCGGGCCACGCACTGGTGGGCATCAACGAGCCGGCATCCGACCCGATTCACAAGGCGACCATCATCCCGCGCGGTCGCGCGCTGGGTATGGTTATGCGCCTGCCGGAACGCGACAATTACTCTTACCACCGCGACAAGATGCATGCCGACCTGGCTGTCGCCATGGGTGGCCGCGTGGCCGAGGAGCTGATCTTCGGGCATGACAAGGTGTCGTCGGGCGCAAGCTCGGACATCCAGTACGCCACCAGTCTTGCCCGCAACATGGTCACCAAGTGGGGCATGTCCGACAAGCTCGGCCCGCTCCAGTACGAGGACCAGCAGGAAGGCTATCTCGGCATGAGCGCGAGCCAGCGGACCATGGGCTCTGACGAGACCAACAAGCTGATCGATGCCGAGATCAAGGGCCTCGTCGAAGGCGCACACCAGCGTGCGACCAAGATCCTGAAGGAAAAGGAAGACCAGCTGCACCTGCTGGCGCAGGCGATGCTGGAATATGAAACCCTGACCGGCGACGAGATCGACCAGCTGCTGAAAGACGGCAAGCTCGACCGGCCCGACGAGCCCAAGGGCCCGAGCGCGGTCAAGCCGGTCGCCGGTGCGACCGTGCCCAGGGCCGGCAAGAAGTTCGGCGGCGGACCGGCTCCGCAAGGGGCCTAA
- a CDS encoding DUF3667 domain-containing protein, whose product MSEIGEALGTAAEGGLFARVVGGKFGKGRTPAAAEAEAIPEGACLNCGTELIGEHCHACGQKVHIHRTITAIFHDLIHGVLHLDGKLWTTLPLLTFKPGLLTRRYINGERAKFVSPMAMFLFSVFLMFAVFQAVGITTPSDLQSSDAIKVDMRDARERIAERVAEIERERDASAPRSDERARLDAELADARAALSGVTTGAEFTGAMADDPEFNVTGIDWIDRGIVRKWQENPGLMLYKLQANSYKFSWLLIPLSIPFVWLLFVWRRQFKAYDHAIFVTYSLAFMSLLFISLSVLGTIGVPLAIVLTAGTFIPPIHIYKQLRGTYGLGRFSAFWRLLALSVFIWVVVTLFLQVLLLLGAF is encoded by the coding sequence CGAAGCATTGGGTACCGCGGCCGAAGGCGGTTTGTTCGCGCGGGTCGTCGGGGGAAAATTCGGCAAGGGTCGCACGCCCGCCGCTGCCGAGGCCGAAGCGATACCGGAGGGCGCGTGCCTCAATTGCGGCACCGAACTGATTGGCGAGCACTGCCATGCCTGCGGGCAGAAGGTGCATATCCACCGCACCATTACCGCAATCTTCCATGACCTGATCCACGGCGTCCTGCATCTCGATGGGAAACTATGGACCACGCTCCCTCTGCTCACCTTCAAGCCGGGACTGCTCACGCGGCGCTATATCAATGGCGAGCGGGCAAAGTTCGTCAGCCCGATGGCAATGTTCCTGTTCAGCGTCTTCCTGATGTTCGCCGTCTTCCAGGCCGTCGGCATCACCACGCCGTCGGACCTGCAAAGCAGTGACGCAATCAAGGTCGACATGCGCGATGCGCGCGAGAGGATTGCGGAACGGGTTGCGGAAATCGAGCGGGAACGCGATGCCAGTGCGCCCCGCAGCGACGAACGCGCGCGACTGGATGCCGAACTGGCAGACGCGCGCGCCGCTCTCAGCGGGGTAACGACGGGTGCCGAGTTCACCGGTGCAATGGCCGACGATCCCGAATTCAACGTTACGGGCATCGACTGGATCGACCGAGGCATCGTCAGGAAATGGCAGGAGAACCCGGGCCTGATGCTCTACAAATTGCAGGCCAACAGCTACAAATTCAGCTGGCTCCTGATCCCCCTGTCGATCCCGTTCGTGTGGCTGTTGTTCGTCTGGCGGCGGCAATTCAAGGCCTACGACCACGCCATTTTCGTGACCTATTCGCTGGCTTTCATGTCGCTGCTGTTCATATCGCTTTCGGTGCTCGGCACGATCGGCGTGCCGCTGGCGATCGTGCTGACGGCAGGTACCTTCATCCCGCCGATCCATATCTACAAGCAGCTGCGCGGAACCTATGGGCTCGGCCGCTTTTCCGCCTTCTGGCGACTGCTGGCGCTGAGCGTGTTCATCTGGGTGGTCGTGACGCTGTTCCTGCAGGTATTGCTGCTGCTGGGCGCATTCTGA
- a CDS encoding ABC transporter ATP-binding protein, with protein MSDVQESDARESLDATLSNGGTVAICTRGVTRDFESGQQTITVLHGIDADIRAGEMTYVVGESGSGKTTLISIMCGILWPTEGDVKVFGTDIYSLSDTELVNFRLQNIGFIFQQYNLIPSIDAASNAAVPLIAQGMDREEARDRAKAMLEKLNIGDQADKLPNQLSGGQQQRVAIARALVHEPRLVVCDEPTAALDASSGRRVMDLLHDVAVAEDRACIIVTHDNRIFDLADRILVLEDGRITHDGTEMPEGH; from the coding sequence GTGAGCGACGTGCAGGAAAGCGATGCCCGCGAAAGCCTCGACGCCACGCTCAGCAACGGTGGCACGGTTGCGATCTGCACACGCGGTGTCACACGCGACTTCGAATCTGGGCAGCAGACCATTACCGTGCTGCACGGAATAGACGCCGATATTCGCGCGGGCGAGATGACCTATGTCGTCGGCGAATCCGGGTCCGGCAAGACCACGCTGATCTCGATCATGTGCGGCATTCTCTGGCCGACGGAAGGCGATGTGAAAGTGTTCGGCACCGACATCTACAGCCTGTCCGACACCGAGCTGGTCAACTTCCGCCTGCAAAACATCGGTTTCATCTTCCAGCAGTACAACCTGATTCCCTCCATCGATGCCGCCTCCAACGCCGCAGTGCCGCTGATTGCCCAGGGCATGGATCGCGAGGAAGCACGCGATCGCGCCAAGGCAATGCTGGAAAAGCTCAATATCGGCGATCAGGCCGACAAGCTGCCCAACCAGCTTTCGGGTGGCCAGCAGCAGCGCGTCGCCATCGCCCGCGCGCTGGTGCACGAACCGCGGCTGGTGGTGTGCGACGAGCCGACCGCCGCTCTCGATGCCAGCTCGGGCCGCCGCGTGATGGACCTGCTGCACGATGTCGCTGTCGCCGAAGACCGCGCGTGTATCATCGTCACCCATGACAACCGCATTTTCGATCTCGCCGACCGGATTCTCGTGCTCGAGGACGGCCGCATCACCCATGACGGCACCGAAATGCCGGAAGGCCACTAG
- a CDS encoding DUF3072 domain-containing protein, whose translation MTAPTPTAHPKSDPVSNAEKAPDNWTTGDERMTGAQASYLKTLREEAGTPERYDNELSKADASKLIDELQAETGRGQ comes from the coding sequence ATGACCGCACCCACCCCCACCGCCCATCCCAAGTCCGATCCGGTCTCTAACGCCGAGAAGGCGCCGGACAACTGGACCACCGGCGACGAACGCATGACCGGCGCGCAGGCGAGCTATCTCAAGACGCTGCGCGAAGAGGCGGGCACGCCGGAGCGTTACGACAATGAGTTGTCGAAGGCCGATGCCTCGAAACTGATCGACGAGCTGCAGGCCGAGACCGGACGCGGACAGTAG
- a CDS encoding DUF1761 domain-containing protein, which translates to MNWIAVLVAAVSAFVLGGLWYGPLFGKKWLAYNGMSEEEARSGHPAKVFGGAFVLSLIAAFVFAMFLGPEPGLQFAVSAGFAAGLCWVAATFGINYLFSRRPLGLWLIDGGYATAMFTLYGVALGLLG; encoded by the coding sequence GTGAACTGGATCGCCGTGCTGGTCGCGGCAGTGTCGGCCTTTGTCCTGGGCGGCCTCTGGTACGGCCCGCTGTTCGGCAAGAAATGGCTCGCCTATAACGGCATGAGCGAAGAAGAGGCGCGGTCGGGCCATCCGGCAAAGGTTTTCGGCGGCGCATTCGTACTCTCGCTCATCGCCGCCTTCGTGTTCGCGATGTTCCTGGGGCCGGAGCCGGGCCTGCAATTCGCCGTTTCGGCTGGCTTCGCCGCGGGCCTGTGCTGGGTCGCCGCCACATTCGGGATCAACTACCTGTTCTCGCGCCGTCCGCTCGGCCTGTGGCTGATCGACGGCGGATACGCGACGGCGATGTTCACCCTTTACGGAGTGGCGTTAGGCCTGCTCGGCTAG